One part of the Tachysurus fulvidraco isolate hzauxx_2018 chromosome 23, HZAU_PFXX_2.0, whole genome shotgun sequence genome encodes these proteins:
- the LOC113658294 gene encoding delta-type opioid receptor, which produces MELPDRLESVGHKIALHLLNDSILSGNMSALDEEDGLLPTGVKVTVVALYCIVCVMGLVGNCLVMYVIIRYTKMKTATNIYIFNLALADALVLATLPFQGTDVLLGFWPFGLTLCKMVVAIDYYNMFTSIFTLTVMSVNRYIAVCHPVRSLAVRTPNRAKLVNVAVWVLASAIGVPVMIMGQVEVESNGIECMVVLPDPQSYSEPVFGICVFLFSFLIPVAIISICYGLMVRRLRSVRLLSGSRSKDRNLRRISQLVLAVVAAFVLCWMPVQVLALVQALGKVDLGGSQTSVAAMHFCIALGYANSSLNPVLYAFLDENFKRCFRVVCVQTNTDVELEPQQRKSVRKVEQEFIQGNGMVNEAVAIPRCED; this is translated from the exons ATGGAGTTACCCGACAGGTTGGAGAGTGTTGGACATAAGATAGCGCTTCATCTGCTCAATGACTCCATTTTGAGTGGAAATATGAGCGCTTTGGACGAAGAGGATGGCCTTCTGCCGACCGGAGTTAAGGTCACAGTGGTCGCGCTGTACTGCATCGTGTGTGTAATGGGACTTGTGGGGAATTGCCTGGTCATGTATGTCATCATCAG ATATACAAAGATGAAGACGGCCACCAACATCTATATCTTTAACCTGGCTTTGGCTGATGCCCTTGTTCTGGCTACTCTACCTTTCCAAGGCACAGATGTGCTACTAGGCTTCTGGCCTTTTGGCTTGACTCTCTGCAAGATGGTGGTGGCCATTGACTATTACAACATGTTTACCAGCATCTTCACTTTGACCGTTATGAGTGTGAATCGTTACATTGCTGTGTGCCACCCAGTGCGCTCGCTGGCTGTGCGTACACCCAACAGAGCCAAGCTGGTCAATGTTGCAGTGTGGGTACTGGCTTCTGCTATAGGTGTACCTGTTATGATCATGGGACAAGTGGAAGTGGAATCCAATG GTATTGAATGCATGGTGGTGCTTCCTGATCCTCAAAGCTACTCTGAGCCTGTATTTGGCATCTGTGtgttccttttctcttttttgattCCAGTGGCTATCATTAGCATTTGTTACGGCTTGATGGTGCGACGCCTGCGTAGTGTTCGTCTCCTCTCTGGCTCCCGCAGCAAGGACCGGAACTTGCGAAGAATCTCACAGCTGGTGTTGGCTGTGGTGGCTGCATTTGTTCTCTGCTGGATGCCTGTTCAGGTCCTCGCTCTGGTTCAGGCTTTGGGGAAGGTAGACCTTGGAGGCAGCCAGACCTCTGTAGCAGCAATGCACTTCTGCATTGCATTGGGTTATGCTAATAGCAGTCTCAACCCTGTGCTCTATGCCTTCCTGGATGAAAATTTTAAACGCTGCTTCCGTGTGGTCTGTGTACAAACCAACACAGATGTGGAACTGGAACCACAGCAGAGGAAATCAGTCAGGAAGGTGGAACAAGAGTTCATACAAGGAAACGGAATGGTTAATGAAGCTGTTGCCATTCCCAGGTGTGAGGATTAG